The bacterium genome contains the following window.
TTTGCTGAAAAATATCAAATGACTTACCAGGCCGTAATCGAGGCACTGCGCCAAGCTGGACTAGGGTCGCTGCCTGGAGGAGGTGCTGAGATTTTTGCTGAGCGTGCGCGAAAAAAGCTTTGCCGCGACAAGGTCGATGCTGCGGGGTGGCTAAAGGTTCACGAAACTGCGCATCAGTTGGGCCTGAAGAGTAATTGCACCATGCTCTACGGCACGATTGAAACTTATGCTGAGAGAATTGATCACTTAATACGCTTACGTGAATTGCAAGACCGCACTGGGGGATTTCAAGCCTTCATTCCGCTGGCTTATCATCCAGAAAACAACCGACTCGGGAAGATTGGCGCACCAACTGGTGCTGATGATTTAAGAATGATCGCAGTCAGTCGTTTGATGCTGGATAATATCCCACATCTTAAAGCGTATTGGATTATGTTGGGCATTAAAACAGCGCAGCTTGCTCAATGTTTTGGGGCAAATGATCTCGATGGTACAGTAGTTGAAGAGAAAATTTATCACATGGCTGGTGCACAGACGCCTGATGCGATGACGGTCGAAGAATTAGAAAACTTAATTCGTGCAGTGGGCAAGCACCCGGTCGAAAGAACAACTCTTTATGAAACCGTAGTGCCTACGTTGCAAATCAATCAACCCGAAATGTATTAGCTTTGAAGTGTAAAATGAGCAGTATCACAGCAAACAATCAAGCCCAACATTTACGCATTGTGAATGTGAATTTCCTAAACGGGGCTCCCTTTCGTGGTTTAGCGCAAGTGCCCGAGGTAGTTTACAGTGAAGCACTGCCGGCAGAGTGCGCGCGTAAGCTCTTTGAGGGTGAAGCGGATCTGGCCTTAATCCCCACAGCAGAATTTCTTAAAGAT
Protein-coding sequences here:
- the mqnE gene encoding aminofutalosine synthase MqnE; translation: MDISFVKIAERVAAGKRLTAEEGLALFEHPDLLALGQLANIPRSRLHGEATYYNRNLHLNSTNVCEADCIFCSFARLEEGMPEAYTMSPLQALNWIRQRYQPGMTEIHIVNGLNPNLDFNYYLELLQAIRSEFPTLHIKAFTAVEIHYFAEKYQMTYQAVIEALRQAGLGSLPGGGAEIFAERARKKLCRDKVDAAGWLKVHETAHQLGLKSNCTMLYGTIETYAERIDHLIRLRELQDRTGGFQAFIPLAYHPENNRLGKIGAPTGADDLRMIAVSRLMLDNIPHLKAYWIMLGIKTAQLAQCFGANDLDGTVVEEKIYHMAGAQTPDAMTVEELENLIRAVGKHPVERTTLYETVVPTLQINQPEMY